A single window of Montipora capricornis isolate CH-2021 chromosome 14, ASM3666992v2, whole genome shotgun sequence DNA harbors:
- the LOC138033228 gene encoding adhesion G-protein coupled receptor D1-like produces the protein MQVGKSEVPSEHRLALEVITYVGCALSLFGEILTIIAYGTLTNFKGEQIQIRLNLVIALAIAQIAFLSGINAVEPKGLCVFIAAFIHYFYLVGFAWMLFEGVCLYLKVVKVFNTEVRMRFFLALAWGVPAGIVALSIAFASGQDGGIHSYVNGAFCWVSFKNQIIWTFVAPVLVICVINMVLLSLVIHEIVKMQRNRKSDVERLGQSVKTCVVLFPLLGLTWVFGVLSVTNASLVFQYIFTILNSLQGFFIFVLHVLRSTDVRAEFKRKTKRWMMNGLSSNRVADWPHSTNVWPNIAVNSHVYEFNEKPKTTSPSATTSRYHSPIEARQHGAFTPVDT, from the exons ATGCAAGTAGGAAAATCAGAG GTCCCGTCAGAACATCGGCTGGCATTGGAAGTGATTACGTATGTTGGCTGCGCGCTGTCACTTTTTGGAGAAATACTCACAATCATTGCATATGGCACCCTCAC GAATTTCAAAGGGGAGCAGATTCAAATTCGCCTTAACCTTGTGATTGCTTTAGCCATTGCACAAATTGCCTTCCTTTCCGGGATTAATGCCGTAGAACCAAAG GGTTTGTGTGTCTTCATAGCGGCGTTCATCCATTATTTTTACCTGGTGGGATTTGCTTGGATGTTATTTGAGGGCGTGTGTTTGTACCTTAAGGTGGTCAAAGTATTTAATACTGAAGTTCGAATGCGGTTTTTCCTCGCACTTGCTTGGG GCGTTCCTGCTGGAATAGTGGCGCTATCAATTGCATTTGCCTCTGGCCAAGATGGCGGTATACACAGCTACGTAAATGGCGCATT CTGCTGGGTTTCCTTCAAAAATCAGATTATTTGGACCTTCGTGGCACCTGTTCTTGTTATTTGTGTG ATAAACATGGTGCTCCTTAGCCTTGTAATCCATGAAATCGTGAAGAtgcaaagaaacagaaaatcCGACGTAGAAAGACTGGGACAAAGTGTCAAGACCTGTGTTGTTCTTTTTCCTCTCCTTGGACTGACCTGGGTTTTTGGAGTTCTGAGCGTGACAAACGCAAGTCTTGTGTTTCAATACATCTTCACCATTCTCAACTCCTTACAG GGATTTTTCATCTTTGTACTTCACGTTCTAAGAAGCACAGATGTGCGAGCTGAATTCAAACGCAAGACAAAAAGGTGGATGATGAATGGCCTTTCATCCAATCGCGTAGCAGACTGGCCTCACTCCACTAATGTGTGGCCAAATATCGCCGTAAATAGCCACGTCTACGAGTtcaatgaaaaaccaaaaactaCATCCCCGTCAGCGACTACCAGCAGATACCACAGTCCAATTGAAGCACGACAACACGGAGCCTTCACTCCTGTGGACACGTAA
- the LOC138033255 gene encoding uncharacterized protein, giving the protein MRYTYCDVNGDTIFFTRGRLGAGITLPSEVLRGKGVVVFTVYDKISELVPDTEQTGLDGKKIPKLNLRSRIIAATVSPPPESILQEDATISFSFNKESDEQETPHCVFCKFNVKYFHKIHINNFKYIS; this is encoded by the exons ATGCGGTACACTTATTGTGACGT TAACGGAGACACCATTTTTTTCACCCGAGGAAGATTGGGGGCGGGTATTACGTTACCTTCGGAAGTTCTGAGAGGGAAAG GTGTTGTTGTTTTCACTGTTTATGATAAGATCAGTGAGTTGGTCCCAGATACGGAACAGACTGGGTTAGACGG aaaaaaaattccaaagctcaacctgagaagtcgaataattgCGGCAACAGTTTCTCCACCACCTGAGAGCATTCTCCAAGAAGACGCCACGATATCATTCAGTTTCAACAAG GAATCAGATGAACAAGAAACACCACATTGTGTCTTTTGTAAATTCAATGTAAAGTACTTCCATAAAATTCATATTAATAACTTTAAGTATATTTCTTAG